A window of Microbacterium sp. Root61 genomic DNA:
ACCGCGATGTCGTCGCGCCGTCGCGAGGGGACACCGGCGCTGGCGGCGCCGGAGATCGTCGCGGGGGAGTCCGCTGCGGACGATGCCGTCGAGCGCACGGAGATGTCGTCGCGCCGACGCGCCACCGCGGGGTCAGACGCCACGGCCGATGCGTGGGAGGAGACGGCACTGGACGACCCGCTGGATTCGACCATCGTCGTCCACCGGGGCACGACCCGGATCGACGACGACACGATCCGTGCCGTGCGGGCGACGCCGCCGACGCGCACGGCCTCGACGCCCGACCGGGCGGCGCCCGCATCGGGTCGCGCCGCCTCGGCTCCCGCCACCGGTCGGGTCGCACACGCCCCCGCGGTCGGGGCAGAACGCTACCCCCGCAGGGCGGTGCCGAAGGCTCTGCCCGCGGCAGGCGAGGACGACACGGAGCGCCGACGGCCCGCGACCCCCGGCATCCCTCCACGGCCGTACGGCGAAGGCCCGACGATCGACCGGGCCATCCGGAGCACCGCGCGCCGGCGCGCAGTGCTGCTGGGCGCCGCGATCCTCCTCGCCCTCGGGTCGGCCGCCGTCGTGCTGATCGCGCTGCTGGGGGGCGGGGCCGCCTGATCCGAGGGCCCCTGCCGAACCCGGCTCCATTTGACCGCGCCCGGGAGGGCGCCTATCATAGATCGGGTGTGCGCTCATGCGCGCTTTGTGCTGCGCCTCGGCGCGTCGCAGGGTCGTGGACGCACCATCTCAGGGAACCGACCTGCGAACAGGTCAACCCCCACGGCTTGTCCACGAAAACATCGACAGTCTGCTGTCGTTCCGGTGGATCCACGTGAACCCGACGGCCTCGGATCGAAAGATCCGTCGCACGGGGAGAGAACACGAACGCTGTCACCGTGCAGCACAACAAGGAGAGAACGTGCCAACCATTCAGCAGTTGGTTCGCAAGGGTCGCTCGCCCAAGGTCACCAAGACCAAGGCGCCGGCGCTCAAGTCGAACCCCCAGCAGGCGGGCGTCTGCACCCGCGTGTACACGACCACGCCCAAGAAGCCGAACTCGGCGATGCGCAAGGTCGCCCGTGTCAAGCTTCGCAACGGTTCCGAAGTCACCGCCTACATCCCCGGCGAGGGCCACAACCTGCAGGAGCACTCCCTCGTTCTCGTCCGCGGCGGTCGTGTGAAAGACCTCCCCGGTGTCCGTTACAAGATCGTCCGCGGTGCGCTCGACACCCAGGCCGTCAAGAACCGTAAGCAGGCTCGTAGCCGCTACGGTGCGAAGAAGGGCTGAGTCAGATGCCTCGTAAAGGTCCCGTCACCAAGCGCCCCGTCGTCAACGACCCGGTATACGGTGCTCCGATCGTCAGCCAGCTGGTGAACAAGATCCTCGTCGATGGCAAGAAGTCCATCGCCGAATCGATCGTCTACACCGCCCTCAAGGGCGTTGAGGCGAAGAACGGCGGCCAGGACGCCGTCGCAACGCTCAAGAAGGCGCTCGACAACGTCCGGCCCACCCTCGAGGTCAAGAGCCGCCGTGTCGGTGGCTCGACCTACCAGGTGCCGATCGAAGTCAAGCCGCACCGTGCGAACACGCTGGCCCTCCGCTGGCTCGTGAGCTACGCCAAGGGTCGTCGTGAGAAGACCATGATCGAGCGCCTCCAGAACGAGATCCTGGATGCCTCGAACGGCCTGGGTGCCGCGGTCAAGCGCCGCGAAGACACCCACAAGATGGCCGAGTCGAACCGCGCCTTCGCGCGGCCGGACCCGATCCTGGGTCCGGCCGCCCCACCTGCCTGATCGTCACGAACGATCGACTGGATTCCAACAAGTAAGGAACACCCCGTGGCACAAGACGTGCTCACCGACCTGACCAAGGTCCGCAACATCGGCATCATGGCGCACATCGATGCCGGCAAGACGACGACGACCGAGCGCATCCTGTTCTACACGGGAACCAACCACAAGATCGGCGAGACGCACGACGGCGCCTCGACCACCGACTGGATGGAGCAGGAGCAGGAGCGTGGCATCACGATCACCTCCGCTGCTGTGACGTGCTTCTGGGACAAGAACCAGATCAACATCATCGACACGCCCGGTCACGTCGACTTCACCGTCGAGGTGGAGCGCTCGCTCCGCGTCCTCGACGGCGCCGTCGCCGTCTTCGACGGCAAGGAGGGCGTCGAGCCCCAGTCCGAGACCGTCTGGCGTCAGGCCGACAAGTACGACGTCCCGCGTATCTGCTTCGTCAACAAGATGGACAAGCTGGGCGC
This region includes:
- the rpsL gene encoding 30S ribosomal protein S12, with the protein product MPTIQQLVRKGRSPKVTKTKAPALKSNPQQAGVCTRVYTTTPKKPNSAMRKVARVKLRNGSEVTAYIPGEGHNLQEHSLVLVRGGRVKDLPGVRYKIVRGALDTQAVKNRKQARSRYGAKKG
- the rpsG gene encoding 30S ribosomal protein S7 codes for the protein MPRKGPVTKRPVVNDPVYGAPIVSQLVNKILVDGKKSIAESIVYTALKGVEAKNGGQDAVATLKKALDNVRPTLEVKSRRVGGSTYQVPIEVKPHRANTLALRWLVSYAKGRREKTMIERLQNEILDASNGLGAAVKRREDTHKMAESNRAFARPDPILGPAAPPA